One window of Syntrophorhabdaceae bacterium genomic DNA carries:
- a CDS encoding cytochrome c3 family protein: MKARAYLMAALTAFVCMCMFSPGSASAEKKVPDTVTLKLEGAKMAPVPFSHLTHVKKAKVECAVCHHKDKDPKEARACTTCHQATEGKNNAPAAKDAFHKKCQTCHKENAAKGVKNAPTKCAECHK, encoded by the coding sequence ATGAAGGCAAGAGCGTATCTTATGGCGGCCCTGACGGCCTTTGTCTGTATGTGTATGTTTTCTCCGGGAAGCGCTTCGGCGGAGAAAAAGGTTCCCGATACGGTGACGCTCAAACTTGAAGGAGCAAAAATGGCGCCCGTACCATTCTCTCATCTCACCCACGTCAAAAAGGCAAAAGTTGAGTGCGCGGTCTGCCACCACAAGGATAAAGACCCGAAGGAAGCTCGAGCCTGCACCACATGTCATCAGGCGACAGAGGGGAAGAATAATGCCCCTGCCGCAAAAGATGCGTTCCACAAGAAATGTCAGACCTGCCATAAAGAGAATGCGGCAAAGGGTGTGAAGAACGCTCCGACAAAATGCGCGGAGTGCCACAAATAA
- a CDS encoding SagB family peptide dehydrogenase, whose protein sequence is MEKETIGPNPSVSVKFRDDVTIGQSAARRLILSRRGLKALEVLPHPLIDRLMKNWMTEAQIDRSAGSDGNPRLLYLLYEKLVSLDLLQARCTLDGDPLFSLLPAPEWSALRKEAPPAMARLSCHAGLRREGRDLILEMPLSKRKLLIHDQRCLQWIMGMARETPSAAAGDGASLFFFRALSLIGALDGGEPARGGWEPHDLTFFHQSSIGFHDDPIGAMRPLEKMPPSAPVFKPSTGETVLLPEPGQGLMEKLRAPFAEVLAHRRSGRIAGDNPPTIEELSALLHASARVQEIKDDAVHPWQVSLRPSPSGGALHSLEIYPLVRKCTGLAPGAWRYDPAGHRLEAIPADDRLLDEYLKTNPYMLPDLEPPHIRMVITSRFQRNSWKYEKIALRLVLQDLGCLCQTLSLTATALGMASCILGTVDARRLGEVLGLEPLIEPIIGEMTLSSP, encoded by the coding sequence ATGGAAAAAGAGACAATAGGACCGAACCCTTCCGTCTCCGTAAAATTTCGTGACGACGTCACGATCGGGCAGTCGGCAGCAAGACGTCTCATTCTCTCGAGGAGAGGGCTGAAGGCCCTTGAAGTGCTTCCTCATCCTCTCATAGACAGGCTCATGAAAAATTGGATGACGGAGGCGCAGATCGATCGATCGGCGGGATCGGACGGGAATCCGCGACTCCTCTATCTCCTTTATGAAAAACTCGTCTCCCTCGATCTCCTGCAGGCACGATGCACCCTTGACGGAGATCCTCTCTTTTCCCTTCTCCCCGCCCCGGAATGGAGCGCCTTGCGGAAAGAGGCGCCGCCGGCAATGGCACGGCTTTCGTGTCATGCGGGCCTCAGGCGTGAAGGGCGGGATCTCATACTCGAAATGCCCCTTTCCAAAAGAAAGCTGCTGATCCACGATCAAAGGTGCCTCCAATGGATAATGGGGATGGCGCGGGAAACCCCCTCCGCGGCAGCCGGGGATGGGGCCTCTCTATTCTTCTTCCGGGCCCTTTCCCTGATAGGCGCCCTGGATGGGGGCGAGCCCGCCCGCGGCGGCTGGGAGCCTCATGACCTCACCTTCTTCCACCAGTCAAGCATCGGATTTCATGACGACCCCATAGGCGCGATGCGCCCTCTTGAAAAGATGCCTCCATCGGCGCCTGTCTTCAAGCCCAGTACGGGAGAAACTGTCTTACTCCCCGAGCCCGGTCAAGGGCTCATGGAAAAGCTCCGGGCTCCTTTCGCCGAAGTGCTCGCCCACCGCAGGAGCGGCCGCATCGCGGGAGATAATCCTCCCACCATAGAGGAGCTGAGCGCCCTGCTTCACGCGTCCGCCCGCGTGCAGGAAATAAAGGACGATGCGGTCCATCCATGGCAGGTCTCCCTCAGGCCCTCGCCCAGTGGGGGCGCGCTCCATTCACTCGAAATCTATCCCCTTGTCCGGAAATGTACCGGCCTCGCCCCCGGAGCCTGGCGCTACGATCCGGCGGGGCACCGGCTCGAAGCTATTCCTGCTGATGACAGGCTCCTCGATGAGTATCTGAAGACCAACCCTTATATGCTGCCGGACCTGGAGCCGCCCCACATCCGAATGGTCATTACCTCACGGTTTCAGCGTAACTCATGGAAGTATGAAAAGATCGCCTTGCGATTGGTGCTCCAGGACCTGGGCTGCCTCTGCCAAACCCTCAGCCTCACCGCCACCGCCCTGGGAATGGCATCATGCATTCTCGGCACTGTCGACGCCCGTCGTCTGGGTGAGGTCCTCGGCCTTGAGCCCCTTATCGAGCCGATAATCGGCGAAATGACATTATCTTCTCCCTGA
- a CDS encoding cytochrome c3 family protein: MLPWRRIPEQVRHLLVPFVVIIVGYLLARWMLVPADFGLLGHYRASSIKTNMQKEIRYAGAEACSECHDRIVATKRQGYHRGVSCEACHGPTIAHTQDPGNVKPAVTRTRTLCLLCHEYLPTRPTGFPQVISESHNPTKPCVSCHRPHDPKPPQPLRKCEACHAKIQRVLALSNHSDLACTGCHETPALHYTQPREFPPKRIQNRNVCLRCHDKTASGPREIPRIDGVTHGEKYLCWQCHYPHMPEAR; encoded by the coding sequence ATGCTCCCGTGGCGCAGAATACCTGAACAGGTCCGACACCTTCTCGTACCCTTTGTGGTGATAATTGTCGGCTATCTCCTCGCACGATGGATGCTGGTGCCCGCTGATTTCGGTCTCTTAGGCCATTATCGCGCCTCCTCGATCAAAACGAACATGCAAAAAGAGATCCGGTATGCGGGGGCAGAGGCGTGCAGCGAATGTCATGACCGGATTGTGGCGACAAAGAGACAGGGGTACCACCGGGGTGTTTCCTGCGAAGCGTGCCACGGTCCTACCATAGCCCACACCCAGGACCCCGGGAACGTCAAGCCGGCCGTTACACGGACGCGAACGCTCTGCCTCTTGTGCCACGAGTATCTCCCTACGCGGCCAACCGGGTTCCCCCAGGTCATTTCGGAGTCTCACAACCCGACGAAGCCGTGCGTCTCCTGCCACCGGCCTCATGATCCCAAACCGCCACAGCCGCTAAGAAAGTGCGAGGCCTGTCACGCAAAGATTCAACGTGTTCTCGCCTTGTCCAACCATTCCGACCTTGCGTGTACAGGGTGTCACGAGACGCCCGCACTGCATTATACTCAACCCAGGGAATTTCCGCCGAAAAGGATACAAAACCGGAACGTGTGCCTGAGATGCCATGACAAAACCGCCTCCGGACCACGGGAAATCCCCAGGATAGACGGTGTTACTCATGGTGAAAAGTATCTATGCTGGCAGTGCCATTATCCCCACATGCCGGAGGCGCGTTAA
- a CDS encoding TOMM precursor leader peptide-binding protein, which yields MGTFRIRTGYAVIKGKDGGRSLIDEEGRETLFSHPASEIIDLIQQGVVNEDALVAALMESFSPDRLYYSLIQLQKAGIVVADRAAPESPADLFRARLTGDSDSIPAMTIKILFMGGAERPAAALAASLSRSGALSVEGVGKGGMAGEYDTNAIYVAVTPDYLEPELEAFGRLALKKGVRWLPVKPQGIIPWMGPLFIPGETGCIACLLDRVKGHRRAEAEEIRLRGGKESLRLSVGHTAYSLDTIAGLLATELEKTAAGGASPMGGALFTFDFRSLQLTRHALTRRPQCPLCGTFPPGDTAVPEGPLRLGSRKKAEYRDGGERVCAAIETLEKYAPLISPITGVVGRLAAVEGIPACFGTVVRGDWIVRGRSHGAAMSRNGRLSPTGISSGKGRSLPQAQASALGEAIERYCSQYEGYEPCIGAPFTDLGDEAIHPHDLMGFSERQYREREAWRRKGETAYVPDPYDDARPIDWTAAWSLTQGRRRLIPSAYAYYSYPVEGGGDICPGCSNGVAAGNCLEEATMQGFFELVERDAVAIWWYHKLLKPAVDWRGFDSPYTAQVDRAMEEKGMVLEVLDLTHDLAIPVFAANLFDRNKGYCFRSIGLGAHHDPRIALERAIAELGQSWRMADRDEGSIRFQESPHSREPFLRADPDQVPKKLSDFIVHKSDDFLDEITRAVRMLETRGLEMVVMDLTRPDVGFPVARVIVPGLIHFWPRFGCRRLFEVPLRAGWIDEDKGEDDLNPVPFYL from the coding sequence ATGGGCACATTCAGAATAAGGACCGGATATGCCGTAATTAAAGGCAAGGACGGCGGACGGTCGCTTATAGACGAAGAAGGAAGGGAAACCCTTTTCTCTCACCCGGCGTCCGAAATAATAGACCTTATACAACAGGGTGTGGTGAACGAGGACGCCCTGGTCGCCGCGCTCATGGAGAGTTTTTCCCCCGACCGACTCTATTATAGCCTTATTCAGCTCCAAAAGGCGGGGATCGTCGTTGCCGATCGGGCAGCGCCCGAGTCCCCTGCCGACCTCTTTCGCGCGAGGCTCACCGGCGATTCAGATTCCATACCCGCCATGACAATAAAGATTCTCTTCATGGGAGGCGCCGAACGGCCCGCCGCAGCCCTTGCCGCATCTCTTTCCCGTTCCGGGGCACTGAGTGTCGAAGGGGTCGGGAAGGGGGGCATGGCGGGAGAATACGATACCAATGCAATCTACGTGGCGGTCACGCCCGATTATCTCGAACCGGAGCTCGAAGCCTTCGGCCGCCTGGCCTTGAAGAAGGGCGTGCGATGGCTCCCGGTCAAGCCGCAGGGGATAATCCCGTGGATGGGTCCCCTATTTATCCCCGGAGAAACCGGCTGCATCGCGTGCCTCCTGGACCGGGTAAAAGGACACCGCCGGGCAGAGGCCGAAGAGATCCGGCTACGGGGCGGAAAGGAGTCGCTACGCCTTTCTGTGGGCCATACCGCGTACTCCCTTGATACAATCGCGGGACTTCTCGCGACCGAACTGGAAAAAACAGCGGCCGGAGGTGCCTCTCCTATGGGAGGCGCTCTGTTTACCTTCGATTTCCGGAGCCTTCAGCTTACCCGCCACGCCCTTACAAGGCGCCCCCAATGTCCCCTCTGCGGCACTTTTCCGCCGGGCGACACTGCCGTGCCGGAGGGGCCGCTGCGGCTCGGGTCGCGGAAAAAAGCGGAATATAGGGACGGCGGCGAGCGGGTCTGCGCCGCAATCGAGACCCTGGAAAAGTATGCCCCTTTGATAAGCCCTATCACCGGCGTGGTGGGACGGCTCGCGGCCGTCGAGGGTATTCCCGCCTGTTTCGGGACGGTGGTGCGAGGCGATTGGATCGTGCGGGGAAGGTCACATGGGGCGGCAATGAGCCGTAATGGTCGCCTCTCGCCGACCGGAATCAGCTCGGGCAAGGGCCGCAGCCTTCCCCAGGCCCAGGCGAGCGCCTTAGGCGAGGCGATCGAGCGCTACTGCTCGCAATACGAGGGCTACGAACCATGCATAGGGGCCCCTTTTACAGATCTCGGGGACGAGGCGATTCATCCCCACGACCTCATGGGCTTCAGCGAGCGCCAATATCGGGAGCGCGAGGCCTGGCGCCGGAAGGGGGAAACTGCGTACGTGCCCGATCCTTACGATGACGCACGCCCCATTGATTGGACGGCCGCCTGGTCTCTTACGCAGGGACGCCGGCGGCTCATCCCGAGCGCCTATGCGTACTACTCTTATCCGGTGGAAGGGGGAGGCGACATCTGCCCGGGGTGCAGTAACGGCGTGGCCGCGGGCAACTGTCTCGAAGAGGCGACTATGCAAGGGTTCTTTGAGCTGGTGGAACGAGATGCGGTTGCGATCTGGTGGTATCATAAGCTTCTGAAGCCTGCGGTGGACTGGCGCGGCTTCGACTCGCCTTATACTGCTCAAGTGGATCGCGCAATGGAGGAGAAGGGCATGGTCCTCGAGGTCCTCGACCTGACCCATGATCTCGCGATTCCCGTATTCGCGGCAAATCTCTTCGACCGGAACAAGGGATATTGCTTCAGGTCCATCGGGCTGGGCGCTCATCACGATCCCCGTATCGCGCTGGAACGGGCGATAGCGGAGTTGGGCCAGTCCTGGAGAATGGCCGACCGGGACGAGGGCAGCATCAGGTTTCAGGAAAGTCCCCACAGCAGGGAACCTTTCTTGCGGGCCGATCCCGATCAGGTCCCAAAGAAGCTCTCTGATTTCATCGTGCATAAGAGCGATGATTTTCTCGATGAGATCACGCGCGCGGTGCGGATGCTCGAGACCAGGGGACTCGAAATGGTGGTCATGGACCTGACCCGCCCCGATGTAGGCTTCCCGGTCGCGAGGGTCATCGTGCCGGGGCTTATCCACTTTTGGCCCCGCTTCGGGTGCCGCCGGCTTTTCGAAGTGCCCTTGAGGGCGGGATGGATTGATGAAGATAAGGGCGAGGACGACCTTAACCCCGTGCCCTTTTATCTATGA
- the nrfD gene encoding NrfD/PsrC family molybdoenzyme membrane anchor subunit: protein MDHGAPDLWPLLKQVTGFIFPNEIELHWNLLIVIYPYITGLVAGAFILASLVKVLNVKEVQPVYRLSLLTALAFLIVAPLPLIAHLSHPERSLEMFLTPSTSSAMAMFGFIYIWYLMAVLLLEIWFGDRKELILRAEKGRGLKRVFFRILSLYSKDISPRALAFDKKAVYVITVIGIPSAFLLHGYVGFIFGSVKANPWWSSVLMPIVFLFSAIVSGIALMLLLYMIITLFSHRKLDMVCLDKLASFLFYMMLVDFSLEGLDFIQRVYQSEESIKILGELISQRLFISLIVIQLLLGMLFPLISLSAARIFRFSPEFKRLIYFVSAVLVQFGIFATRWNVVIGGQLFSKSFRGLTVYKIGIGGMEGLLVSLSFLVLPFMILYILAKIFPPWEEAYAPSIKTHHRSPTTYHGAP from the coding sequence ATGGACCACGGTGCCCCGGATTTATGGCCCCTGCTCAAACAGGTCACAGGCTTCATTTTCCCTAATGAGATCGAGCTGCACTGGAACCTTCTTATCGTCATTTATCCTTACATAACGGGCCTTGTTGCGGGGGCCTTCATTCTCGCGTCTCTCGTCAAGGTCCTTAACGTGAAAGAGGTGCAGCCCGTATACCGGCTATCTCTTCTCACTGCCCTTGCCTTCCTGATCGTGGCGCCTCTACCCCTTATCGCGCATCTCAGCCACCCGGAGCGCTCTCTCGAGATGTTCCTGACGCCGAGCACCAGCTCGGCAATGGCTATGTTCGGGTTTATCTATATATGGTATCTGATGGCTGTCCTGCTTCTTGAAATATGGTTCGGCGACCGAAAAGAGCTGATCCTTCGGGCTGAAAAGGGGAGAGGCTTGAAACGCGTCTTCTTCAGAATCCTTTCCCTTTATTCAAAAGACATTTCACCGCGTGCCCTGGCCTTTGACAAAAAGGCGGTCTACGTGATCACCGTCATCGGCATACCCTCCGCCTTTCTTCTCCACGGATATGTGGGATTCATTTTCGGCTCAGTAAAAGCAAATCCCTGGTGGTCTAGCGTGCTCATGCCGATCGTGTTTCTTTTCTCTGCCATAGTTTCAGGAATAGCCCTCATGCTCCTGCTTTATATGATCATCACCCTTTTCAGCCATCGGAAGCTTGATATGGTGTGCCTCGACAAACTGGCCAGTTTCCTGTTCTACATGATGCTCGTCGATTTCTCCCTCGAAGGACTCGACTTCATTCAGCGCGTCTACCAATCCGAGGAATCCATAAAGATTCTTGGAGAACTGATCTCCCAAAGGCTGTTTATCAGCCTGATCGTGATCCAGCTGCTCCTGGGAATGCTCTTTCCTCTCATCTCCCTTTCCGCTGCGAGGATCTTCCGTTTCTCACCGGAATTCAAGAGGCTTATATATTTCGTATCGGCTGTTCTCGTGCAGTTTGGTATCTTCGCGACACGGTGGAACGTGGTTATCGGAGGCCAACTGTTTTCCAAAAGTTTCAGAGGCCTCACCGTCTATAAGATAGGCATCGGGGGAATGGAGGGCCTCCTCGTATCGCTCTCATTTCTTGTTCTTCCTTTCATGATCCTCTATATCCTCGCAAAAATATTCCCCCCCTGGGAAGAGGCATACGCCCCATCAATTAAAACCCACCACAGATCACCCACGACGTATCACGGTGCCCCCTGA
- a CDS encoding MBL fold metallo-hydrolase, with protein MIHLRHNPIPITPHFIQLGTPDFPTYLSMGKDGLLIEGGTGATFSIMVDQLRSLAIDPERIQYIVLTHSHPDHIGAVPHFQALWPHIKLLTSPITGQVLNRTELFREFLLTDLGIAQLMKARGEIDSLPEPVEEYVFKVDLTFQENDRIDLGEGIAWTIYETPGHSPCHISLLEEKEGILAIGDSTGFCVPEKNTIWPNYFNSLERYCDSIRKLSTLNAKRGALSHNGMIRGDLGDYLTHAMKATEAYHNAIQERIGRGEETGEIALDHARFVDSLTDIQPFKVMYDLCKVLIKNSQKNRSPDHFIM; from the coding sequence ATGATTCACTTGCGTCATAACCCGATCCCGATCACGCCCCACTTCATTCAGCTCGGCACGCCCGATTTCCCCACCTACCTTTCCATGGGAAAGGACGGGCTGCTCATAGAGGGCGGTACGGGGGCGACCTTTTCGATCATGGTCGACCAACTCCGCTCCCTCGCCATCGATCCGGAGAGAATACAATATATCGTCCTCACCCACAGCCACCCCGACCACATAGGCGCGGTGCCCCACTTCCAGGCCCTGTGGCCCCACATAAAGCTTCTGACGAGCCCCATAACCGGGCAGGTGCTCAATAGGACCGAGCTTTTCAGGGAATTCCTCCTCACCGACCTGGGGATAGCCCAACTGATGAAAGCGAGGGGAGAGATCGACTCCCTGCCCGAACCGGTCGAAGAATATGTATTCAAGGTGGATTTGACGTTTCAGGAGAACGACAGGATCGATCTCGGAGAAGGCATTGCCTGGACAATATACGAAACGCCGGGCCATTCACCCTGCCACATCTCCCTCCTGGAAGAAAAGGAGGGCATCCTCGCCATAGGCGACAGCACAGGTTTCTGCGTCCCCGAAAAAAACACCATCTGGCCCAACTACTTCAATTCCCTGGAGAGATACTGCGACAGTATCAGAAAACTCTCCACCCTTAACGCGAAACGAGGCGCCCTGAGCCACAACGGCATGATCCGCGGAGACCTCGGCGACTATCTGACTCACGCAATGAAAGCAACCGAAGCCTACCACAACGCCATACAGGAGCGGATCGGCAGAGGAGAGGAGACAGGAGAGATCGCCCTGGACCACGCCAGATTCGTCGACAGCCTGACCGATATACAGCCCTTCAAAGTCATGTACGACCTGTGCAAGGTCCTGATAAAGAATTCGCAAAAAAACCGGAGCCCGGATCATTTTATAATGTAA
- a CDS encoding helix-turn-helix transcriptional regulator, which produces MSETISDSSGNVFADLGYPADEAAILQMRANLMADLRKFIEVRKFTQVEAAKILGVSQSRVSDLTRSKWEKFSLEMLITLATRAGMHVTLKVAA; this is translated from the coding sequence ATGAGCGAAACTATTAGTGATTCTTCCGGAAATGTTTTCGCCGATCTTGGATACCCGGCGGATGAAGCCGCAATCCTTCAGATGCGTGCGAACCTTATGGCCGATCTTCGGAAGTTTATTGAAGTCAGGAAATTTACGCAGGTTGAAGCAGCAAAAATTCTTGGGGTGAGTCAGTCAAGGGTCTCGGACCTCACCCGGAGCAAGTGGGAGAAATTCAGCCTCGAAATGCTTATCACCCTCGCCACAAGGGCAGGAATGCACGTCACCCTCAAAGTAGCAGCTTAA
- a CDS encoding NHLP leader peptide family RiPP precursor — protein MDEEKKAQRLKMAKIIAKAWSDGAFKKRLFSEPKAVLEEDGITLPPDLEVQVVEQTDERMYVVLPFKSQDGKRGPWMCEDDAYDLPCAGCD, from the coding sequence ATGGACGAGGAAAAAAAAGCGCAGAGATTAAAGATGGCCAAAATAATCGCGAAAGCATGGAGCGATGGGGCTTTTAAAAAGAGACTTTTCAGTGAGCCGAAAGCAGTGCTGGAAGAGGATGGAATTACCCTGCCCCCGGACCTTGAAGTGCAGGTGGTGGAACAGACGGATGAACGTATGTATGTGGTTCTCCCCTTCAAATCGCAGGATGGCAAGCGTGGACCGTGGATGTGCGAAGATGACGCATACGATTTGCCCTGCGCCGGGTGCGACTGA
- a CDS encoding 4Fe-4S dicluster domain-containing protein codes for MKAGRREFCTIILGGISLLLIPGKTGLARGKGDYKPWYGERYIPSGHRYGMGINVDRCIGCGRCIDACKRENNVSDDPFYFRTWIERYAIAGNGEVTVDSPNGGRDSFKDHIREKNVVRAFFVPKICNQCDKPPCVQVCPVGATYKTDDGVILVDEEYCIGCRYCIQACPYGMRYLNPKTRTADKCTFCYHRILKGLVPACVEACPTEARIFGDLSKVASPLSRFVRINRIMVLKPQLNTEPKVFYAGLDMEVR; via the coding sequence ATGAAGGCGGGAAGACGGGAATTCTGCACAATCATTCTGGGAGGTATCTCACTCCTGCTCATTCCGGGAAAAACAGGCCTCGCCAGGGGCAAAGGTGATTATAAGCCATGGTATGGAGAACGATACATCCCGTCGGGCCACCGGTACGGCATGGGGATAAATGTCGATCGTTGCATCGGCTGTGGCCGGTGTATCGACGCGTGCAAAAGGGAGAACAATGTCTCCGATGACCCCTTTTACTTCAGGACATGGATCGAACGATATGCGATCGCGGGAAACGGCGAAGTGACGGTAGATAGTCCAAACGGCGGGAGGGATAGTTTCAAGGACCATATCCGGGAAAAAAACGTGGTCAGGGCCTTTTTTGTCCCCAAGATATGTAATCAATGCGACAAGCCCCCCTGCGTTCAGGTGTGCCCTGTCGGCGCCACATATAAAACAGACGATGGGGTGATCCTGGTAGATGAGGAATACTGCATCGGATGCCGATACTGCATCCAGGCTTGCCCATACGGCATGCGTTATCTTAATCCGAAAACACGAACGGCGGATAAGTGCACCTTCTGCTATCACAGGATATTGAAGGGCCTTGTACCTGCGTGTGTTGAAGCCTGTCCCACGGAAGCAAGGATATTCGGGGACCTGTCGAAGGTGGCAAGCCCCTTGAGCCGCTTTGTCAGGATAAATAGGATCATGGTCCTGAAACCACAGCTCAATACGGAACCGAAAGTCTTCTATGCGGGCCTCGACATGGAGGTGAGGTGA
- a CDS encoding rod shape-determining protein has translation MDFLRRLFGFLSTHLAMDLGTANTLIYMKGEGIILNEPSVVAIDNYTGKVIAVGKEAKEYIGRTPPNISAIRPLKDGVIADFDVTKAMIKYYLTVVSKDRKISKPKMVVGVPSGITQVEKKAVIDACFQVGIRDVLLIEEPMAAAIGAGMPIELPRGNMVVDIGGGTTEVAIISLSATAYSESLRVAGDELDESVMRYLQKKHQVAIGVSAAEKLKIEGTSSPTSDSRPDGINVVGKDLLTGIPKSLRVTRDEVQEAIEEPISAIIDAVRRALEKLPPEFVSDLNESGMILTGGGAMLRGLDKRIEAETGIKVYVTEDPLFSVVLGAGMALEDMGRFKKVFIS, from the coding sequence ATGGATTTTTTAAGGAGACTGTTCGGCTTTCTCTCGACCCATCTTGCCATGGACCTCGGCACGGCGAATACGCTCATCTACATGAAGGGAGAAGGCATCATCCTCAACGAGCCATCCGTAGTCGCCATTGATAACTATACGGGAAAAGTGATTGCCGTGGGCAAAGAAGCCAAGGAGTATATCGGGAGGACCCCGCCCAACATAAGCGCCATACGCCCCCTGAAAGACGGGGTGATCGCCGATTTCGACGTGACCAAGGCGATGATAAAATATTATCTCACGGTAGTGAGCAAGGACAGGAAGATCTCGAAGCCGAAAATGGTGGTGGGAGTCCCCTCGGGCATTACGCAGGTAGAGAAAAAAGCGGTCATCGACGCCTGCTTCCAGGTAGGAATCAGGGACGTACTCTTGATAGAAGAGCCAATGGCCGCGGCGATCGGCGCAGGCATGCCCATCGAGCTCCCCAGGGGAAACATGGTAGTAGACATCGGCGGCGGCACCACGGAAGTAGCCATCATAAGTCTCTCCGCAACCGCATACAGCGAATCCCTGAGAGTCGCGGGCGACGAGCTCGATGAATCGGTCATGCGCTATCTCCAGAAAAAGCACCAGGTAGCCATAGGGGTAAGCGCAGCCGAAAAGCTGAAAATCGAAGGCACCTCGTCCCCGACGAGCGACTCCCGGCCGGACGGCATAAATGTAGTAGGCAAGGACCTCCTGACCGGCATCCCGAAGAGCCTGAGGGTGACCAGGGATGAAGTGCAGGAAGCGATCGAAGAACCCATATCGGCAATCATAGACGCAGTAAGAAGGGCCCTCGAGAAACTCCCGCCCGAATTCGTCTCCGACCTCAACGAGTCCGGCATGATCCTGACCGGCGGCGGAGCCATGCTCAGGGGCCTGGATAAACGCATAGAAGCCGAAACAGGCATCAAGGTCTATGTAACGGAAGATCCGCTCTTCTCGGTAGTATTGGGAGCGGGAATGGCGTTGGAGGATATGGGGCGGTTCAAAAAGGTCTTCATCTCCTGA
- a CDS encoding DnaB-like helicase C-terminal domain-containing protein: MAENKVKIFYSYSHKDEVLRDELETSLAILKRQGLIETWHDRKIIPGKKWDREIDSNIHKADVILLMVSPDFIASDYCYGKELNSALQRHDVGRSRVIPLIIRPADWHEAPFAGLQALPRDGVPVTTWENRDLAWLDVVKGIRRAIEEILADRESLSVTPESLAFGALLTHEFERIYSRLEKKARTSGFPTGFHDLDTVIDGLHNNDIIVVAGRPSTGKTDFVSNISFYLASQKALPVAFFSMKYTPQKWMDRVISSETQISLSRILRATPKIHDVPKLARMRDIFDKIPILFQSGVSFTDIEILERATQIKKTNGLGLLVIDGLEHVTRDNRGPKPKDDITGILKNLKIISRTLDVPLLITVTTAREADLREDKRPRIKDLDEWETLATEVSDIVILLYRHDVYCSSPNELSGIVEAIVAKNPYGQSDTVRLAYMHQYCAFRNLYIEK; encoded by the coding sequence ATGGCAGAAAATAAAGTTAAAATATTCTATAGCTATTCCCATAAAGATGAAGTTCTCAGAGACGAACTTGAGACATCTCTGGCGATTCTGAAGCGGCAAGGCCTTATCGAAACATGGCATGACCGCAAAATAATCCCGGGTAAAAAGTGGGATCGTGAGATTGACTCGAATATTCATAAAGCCGATGTCATCCTTTTGATGGTGAGTCCTGATTTCATCGCTTCTGACTATTGCTATGGCAAGGAACTTAACTCAGCCCTTCAAAGGCATGATGTGGGGCGATCTCGAGTAATACCCTTGATTATTCGCCCCGCCGACTGGCATGAAGCCCCCTTTGCTGGTTTGCAAGCCCTTCCAAGGGATGGCGTACCCGTTACAACCTGGGAAAACAGAGATCTAGCGTGGCTCGATGTGGTTAAGGGTATAAGGCGTGCGATCGAGGAAATCTTGGCGGACCGAGAATCATTATCGGTAACTCCAGAGTCACTGGCATTTGGGGCCCTCCTCACTCACGAATTCGAACGAATTTATTCCCGCTTGGAAAAAAAGGCCCGCACCAGCGGATTCCCTACCGGTTTTCATGATCTGGATACTGTGATTGATGGACTTCATAATAATGACATTATCGTAGTCGCCGGGCGGCCTTCTACGGGTAAAACCGATTTTGTTTCAAACATCTCTTTTTATTTGGCTTCACAAAAAGCATTACCAGTGGCTTTTTTCAGCATGAAATATACACCACAAAAGTGGATGGATCGAGTGATTTCATCAGAGACCCAGATATCATTGAGCAGAATTTTGCGGGCTACACCAAAAATACATGACGTGCCAAAACTGGCTAGAATGCGTGATATTTTTGATAAAATTCCCATTTTGTTTCAGAGTGGCGTGTCCTTTACAGATATCGAGATTCTTGAGAGGGCGACCCAAATAAAGAAAACAAACGGATTAGGGTTGCTAGTGATTGATGGCCTTGAGCACGTGACCCGAGATAATAGGGGTCCCAAGCCAAAAGATGATATAACGGGCATTCTAAAAAATCTCAAAATTATCAGTCGGACTCTGGATGTGCCACTTTTAATCACGGTTACCACCGCAAGAGAAGCGGATCTGCGCGAAGACAAAAGACCCCGAATTAAAGATTTAGATGAATGGGAAACGTTGGCGACAGAAGTCTCAGATATCGTCATTTTACTGTACAGACACGATGTGTATTGCAGTTCTCCAAACGAGCTAAGCGGAATAGTTGAGGCCATTGTGGCCAAGAATCCTTATGGACAATCTGATACTGTTCGCTTAGCCTATATGCACCAGTACTGTGCGTTCCGCAATCTCTATATCGAAAAATAG